The following proteins come from a genomic window of Natronosalvus vescus:
- a CDS encoding Era-like GTP-binding protein, with protein sequence MGLFTGLKDSISRVTDGLFSEQEPKRIGIYGPPNAGKTTLANRIARDWTGDAIGTESHIPHETRRARRKEDVEIERNGKSVTIDIVDTPGVTTKVDYEEFTDEMEKDDAIRRSREATEGVAEAMHWLREDVDGVIYVLDSAEDPITQVNTMLIGIIESRDLPVLIFANKIDLPESSVKRIEEAFPQHKTVPLSAKEGENMDEVYENIAEYFG encoded by the coding sequence ATGGGATTGTTTACAGGACTCAAAGATAGCATCTCCCGCGTGACCGATGGCTTGTTCTCCGAACAGGAGCCAAAGCGCATCGGCATCTACGGCCCGCCAAATGCCGGAAAGACGACGTTAGCGAATCGAATAGCCCGCGACTGGACCGGTGACGCAATCGGTACGGAAAGTCACATTCCCCACGAAACGAGACGTGCCCGCCGCAAAGAGGACGTCGAGATCGAACGAAACGGGAAATCGGTCACCATCGACATCGTCGACACCCCCGGGGTGACGACGAAAGTCGACTACGAGGAGTTCACCGACGAAATGGAAAAGGACGACGCGATCCGGCGCTCTCGAGAGGCGACCGAAGGGGTCGCAGAAGCCATGCACTGGCTTCGCGAGGACGTCGACGGCGTCATCTACGTCCTCGACAGCGCCGAGGATCCGATCACGCAGGTCAACACGATGCTGATCGGGATCATCGAATCGCGCGACCTGCCCGTACTGATCTTCGCGAACAAGATCGACCTCCCCGAATCGAGCGTCAAGCGCATCGAGGAGGCGTTCCCCCAGCACAAGACAGTGCCGCTGTCGGCCAAAGAGGGCGAGAATATGGACGAAGTGTACGAAAACATCGCGGAGTACTTCGGGTGA